Proteins co-encoded in one Bacillus paramycoides genomic window:
- a CDS encoding thioredoxin family protein → MKSLESMEQFQQLKNEENVVFMFSAEWCPDCRFVDPFMPEVEEKYSDFSFYYVDRDEFIDLCVKLDVFGIPSFVAYNKGEETGRYVNKDRKTQEQIEEFIEGLK, encoded by the coding sequence ATGAAATCATTAGAAAGCATGGAGCAATTCCAACAATTAAAAAATGAAGAGAATGTAGTCTTTATGTTCTCAGCGGAATGGTGCCCAGACTGCCGTTTTGTAGACCCATTTATGCCAGAAGTAGAAGAGAAATATAGTGATTTCTCATTTTACTATGTAGATCGTGATGAGTTTATTGATCTATGCGTGAAATTAGACGTATTTGGCATTCCGAGCTTTGTAGCGTACAATAAAGGTGAAGAAACAGGTCGCTATGTAAACAAAGATCGTAAAACACAAGAACAAATCGAAGAGTTCATTGAAGGTTTAAAATAA
- a CDS encoding PepSY domain-containing protein, producing MSWKGLVAGLGIGFAAGYLVANKVQEQSHISSEKALKMVKQALSHKGEITGSWVHMVPETFEKYDVAYEVYRGGLTTMLDDIQERFEFLVDAKTGTVLEVIAA from the coding sequence ATGAGCTGGAAAGGTTTAGTAGCAGGTCTTGGCATTGGATTTGCAGCTGGTTATCTTGTTGCAAACAAAGTCCAAGAACAATCCCATATTTCTTCAGAAAAAGCATTGAAAATGGTGAAACAAGCATTAAGTCATAAAGGTGAAATTACTGGCTCTTGGGTACATATGGTTCCAGAGACATTTGAAAAATATGATGTCGCATACGAAGTTTATCGCGGCGGTCTTACAACGATGTTAGATGATATACAAGAACGATTTGAATTTTTAGTTGATGCTAAAACAGGTACTGTTTTAGAGGTTATAGCAGCATAA
- a CDS encoding YtnP family quorum-quenching lactonase encodes MEQLQIGDIKVTWLKGGNTHLDGGAMFGVVPKVLWSRKYKHNDTNHIYLRTDPLLLQTKNGNMLIDSGIGNGKLNEKMKRNQGVTEESSVYESLEKLGLKPEDIHYVLMTHLHFDHASGLTKWEGDHLIPAFPNAKVYVSETEWNEMRNPNIRSRNTYWKENWEPIADQVVTFQQEIEITDEIKMAHTGGHSDGHAVIALESQGETMLHLADLLPTHAHQNVLWVMAYDDYPMTSIENKQKWMKYGAEKDAWFTFYHDAYYRAVKWNEEGHIVEKIERKTSIEA; translated from the coding sequence ATGGAACAGTTACAAATTGGAGATATAAAAGTGACGTGGCTAAAAGGCGGAAACACACATTTAGACGGGGGAGCGATGTTTGGTGTCGTGCCGAAAGTACTTTGGTCACGTAAGTATAAACATAATGATACAAATCATATTTATTTACGAACAGATCCGTTACTTTTGCAAACGAAAAACGGAAATATGCTTATTGATTCCGGAATAGGAAACGGGAAATTGAATGAGAAGATGAAGCGGAATCAAGGTGTAACAGAAGAATCATCGGTTTATGAGTCATTAGAAAAACTAGGATTAAAGCCTGAAGATATTCACTATGTTTTAATGACGCACCTTCATTTTGATCATGCATCTGGTTTAACAAAATGGGAAGGTGATCACCTTATACCGGCGTTTCCGAACGCGAAAGTTTACGTAAGTGAAACAGAGTGGAATGAAATGAGGAACCCAAATATTAGATCACGTAATACATATTGGAAGGAAAATTGGGAGCCGATTGCAGATCAAGTTGTTACATTCCAGCAAGAAATAGAAATTACAGATGAAATAAAAATGGCGCATACAGGCGGTCATAGTGATGGACATGCAGTTATTGCTTTAGAAAGCCAAGGGGAAACGATGCTTCATTTAGCAGACCTATTACCGACGCACGCACATCAAAATGTATTATGGGTAATGGCCTATGATGATTATCCGATGACATCAATTGAAAATAAGCAAAAGTGGATGAAATACGGCGCTGAAAAAGATGCTTGGTTTACGTTTTATCATGACGCGTATTACCGTGCAGTAAAGTGGAATGAAGAAGGGCATATCGTAGAAAAAATAGAGCGGAAAACGAGTATAGAAGCATAA
- a CDS encoding DUF84 family protein: protein MKVVVGSKNKTKVGAVEKVWKDATITSLSVPSGVANQPFSDEETMQGAVNRAKRALQEGEAQIGIGLEGGVMKTEHGLFMCNWGALATSDGKTFVAGGARIKLPDDFLAPLEDGKELSEVMEEFVQRKDIRSHEGAIGIFTDDYVDRTELFVHVVKLLVGQYKYGEKQA from the coding sequence ATGAAAGTAGTAGTTGGATCGAAGAATAAAACGAAAGTTGGAGCTGTGGAGAAGGTTTGGAAAGATGCTACAATTACATCTCTTTCTGTTCCTTCAGGAGTAGCAAACCAGCCGTTTTCGGATGAAGAGACGATGCAAGGAGCGGTTAATAGAGCGAAGCGAGCGCTGCAAGAAGGAGAAGCTCAAATTGGTATTGGATTAGAAGGCGGTGTAATGAAAACAGAGCATGGTTTATTTATGTGTAACTGGGGCGCGTTAGCAACAAGTGACGGTAAAACATTCGTTGCAGGCGGGGCACGTATTAAGTTACCAGATGATTTTTTAGCCCCTCTTGAAGATGGCAAAGAGTTAAGTGAAGTGATGGAAGAGTTTGTGCAGAGAAAAGATATTCGCAGTCACGAAGGTGCGATCGGTATTTTTACGGATGATTACGTCGACCGTACGGAATTATTTGTACACGTTGTTAAGTTACTTGTTGGGCAATATAAGTATGGCGAAAAGCAAGCATAA
- the trmB gene encoding tRNA (guanosine(46)-N7)-methyltransferase TrmB, whose protein sequence is MRLRHKPYAMDRINEYSHIVIGNPEERAGNWKEVFGNEQPIHIEVGTGRGRFMYDMAKANPHINYIGIEKFTSVVVDALDKLIEEELPNLKLINKDAEDLTVFFAKGEIDRVYLNFSDPWPKKRHTKRRLTYKTFLRNYEEVLVEGGEIHFKTDNQGLFEYSLMSMAEYGMLLTYLSLDLHNSDYEGNIMTEYEEKFSSKGHRIYRVEAKYRTEPMQ, encoded by the coding sequence ATGCGTTTAAGACATAAACCATATGCAATGGATCGAATTAATGAGTATTCACATATCGTAATCGGAAACCCAGAGGAGCGCGCTGGTAACTGGAAAGAAGTATTTGGAAATGAACAACCAATTCATATTGAAGTAGGTACAGGTCGTGGCCGCTTTATGTATGATATGGCAAAAGCGAATCCTCATATTAATTATATTGGAATTGAAAAATTCACAAGTGTTGTTGTAGATGCACTTGATAAATTAATTGAAGAAGAATTACCGAACTTAAAGTTAATTAATAAAGATGCTGAAGATTTAACAGTTTTCTTTGCAAAAGGTGAGATTGATCGCGTTTATTTAAACTTCTCAGATCCATGGCCAAAGAAACGTCATACGAAGCGTCGTTTAACGTATAAAACGTTTTTACGCAATTATGAAGAAGTGTTAGTAGAAGGCGGAGAAATTCATTTCAAAACAGATAACCAAGGTTTATTTGAATACTCTCTAATGAGTATGGCTGAGTATGGTATGTTATTAACTTACCTTAGCCTAGATCTTCATAATAGTGATTATGAAGGTAATATCATGACTGAGTACGAAGAGAAATTCTCTAGTAAAGGTCATCGTATTTACCGAGTAGAAGCAAAATATCGTACAGAGCCTATGCAGTAA
- a CDS encoding M42 family metallopeptidase, whose amino-acid sequence MNKETLQLFRTLTELQGASGFEHDVRRCMKQELSKYADEIVQDGLGSVFGLKKGDETGPRVLVAGHMDEVGFMVTQITKNGMLRFQTLGGWWSQVLLAQRVQVMTKNGPVVGVVGSIPPHLLSDAQRAKPMDIKNMLIDIGADSYEDAIEIGVKPGQQIVPICPFTPMANEKKIMAKAWDNRYGCGLAIELLKELKDETLPNTLYSGATVQEEVGLRGAQTAANMIQPDIFYALDASPANDASGDKTQFGQLGKGALLRIYDRTMVTHRGMREFILDTAETHNIPYQYFISQGGTDAGRVHTSNSGIPSAVIGVCARYIHTHASILHVDDYAAAKELITKLVRATDKTTLETIKNNA is encoded by the coding sequence GTGAATAAAGAGACATTACAATTATTTCGTACGTTAACAGAATTACAAGGTGCATCAGGCTTTGAGCATGATGTACGCCGTTGTATGAAGCAAGAATTAAGCAAATATGCGGATGAAATTGTACAAGACGGTTTAGGTAGCGTATTTGGTCTGAAAAAAGGGGACGAAACTGGCCCACGTGTTCTTGTAGCAGGTCATATGGATGAAGTAGGTTTCATGGTTACGCAAATTACGAAAAATGGAATGCTTCGTTTTCAAACGTTAGGCGGCTGGTGGAGCCAAGTACTATTAGCGCAACGTGTACAAGTTATGACGAAGAATGGTCCTGTTGTTGGGGTTGTTGGTTCTATTCCTCCTCACTTATTAAGTGACGCGCAACGTGCAAAACCGATGGATATAAAAAATATGTTAATTGATATAGGTGCAGATAGCTATGAAGATGCGATTGAAATTGGTGTAAAACCAGGACAACAAATCGTGCCAATCTGCCCGTTTACGCCGATGGCAAACGAAAAGAAAATTATGGCGAAAGCTTGGGACAACCGTTACGGATGTGGCCTTGCAATTGAATTATTAAAAGAATTAAAAGACGAAACATTACCAAACACATTATACTCTGGTGCGACTGTACAAGAAGAGGTAGGTCTTCGTGGTGCACAAACTGCTGCAAATATGATTCAACCAGACATTTTCTACGCGCTTGATGCAAGTCCAGCAAATGATGCATCTGGTGACAAAACGCAGTTCGGTCAATTAGGAAAAGGTGCTCTTCTTCGTATTTACGACCGTACGATGGTAACACATAGAGGAATGCGTGAATTCATTTTAGATACAGCAGAAACACACAACATTCCGTACCAATACTTTATTTCACAAGGTGGTACAGATGCGGGCCGTGTACATACAAGTAACTCAGGTATCCCATCAGCAGTAATTGGTGTTTGCGCACGCTACATTCATACACATGCTTCTATTTTACATGTTGATGACTATGCGGCAGCGAAAGAACTCATTACGAAGCTTGTAAGAGCGACGGATAAAACGACGTTAGAAACAATTAAGAATAACGCGTAA
- a CDS encoding DNA translocase FtsK encodes MLDWMKKLFNKEEEQTAMNKEVPKQVESQPKIPRVNHYTEAREAQMASRNAGKCRFPLVPDNGFDEEDVIETGHFEEQPVQAVTYENQPTPRGIKVERSRRQYVEKVISTYEEPEMQYEPEREPVVKKASAPTQESNRRPFRPTEMISPIYGYNRPSVEKKVEKQEEEKEREDLEISVEGKSVVDAWLEKKGYTLSHFSEGQAQTSSSHKGVDQQDQQSKKEEKSVVDQWLEKNGYEIERQEPIVEEKEVVQEMSAPQEVPAAELLHETGAERMEDAKQESDVVARNILQEELVDSKVEHEDTILSEEIKRNTEIEQPTIEVEEQSPEESVIVKAEEKLEETIIVEIPEEVEVIAEAEESEEVEVIAEAEESEEVEVIAEAEESEEVEVIAEAEESEEVEVIAEAEESEEVEVIVEAEESEEVEVIAETEEQEEVEVIAETEELEEVEVVAEAEESEEVEVVAETEELEEVEVVAEAEESEEVEVVAETEELEEVEVVAEAEEVEVVAEAEESEEVEVVAETEAPEEAEPVALEETQQEMVLNEAIEQKNEFIHVAEADEQTKKDVQNFADVLIAEAQQVVEEAVIVEEQPVVEEVPVAEAQQVVEESGIVEEQPVVEEAPVAEEQQVVEEAVIAEEQQVVEETPVAEEPSVVQKEEPKREKKRHVPFNVVMLKQDRTRLMERHAARANAMQSSMSERVENKPVQQVEETPVQQVVVEPQVEEKPMQQVVEEPQVEEKPMQQVVEEPQVEEKPMQQVAEEPQVEETAMQQVVVESRVEETPVQQVVVESQVEEKPMQQVAEEPQVEEKPMQQVVAEQVQKPISSTEVQEKAYIVNQRENDMRNVLQTPPTYAVPPLTLLSIPQQAALDNTEWLEEQKELLNTTFNNFHVGAHVINVSQGPAVTRFEVQPDPGVKVNKITNLSDDIKLSLAAKDIRIEAPIPGKSAIGIEVPNKESKPVFLREILRSPVFTKSESPLTVALGLDISGDPIVTDIRKMPHGLIAGATGSGKSVCINAILTSILYKAKPHEVKLMLIDPKMVELAPYNSVPHLVAPVITDVKAATAALKWAVEEMERRYELFAHAGARDLTRYNTIVSEREIPGETLPYIVIVIDELADLMMVAPGDVEEAICRIAQKARACGIHLLVATQRPSVDVITGLIKSNIPTRIAFTVSSQVDSRTIIDIGGAEKLLGRGDMLFLGNGTSKPVRVQGVYVSDDEIEKTVDHVKKQMKPNYLFKQEDLLAKTEQAESEDELFFEACQFVVEQGGASTSSVQRKFRIGYNRAARLIEEMQSQGIISEARGTKPRDVLISEDEFAAMQETNV; translated from the coding sequence ATGTTAGATTGGATGAAAAAGCTGTTTAACAAAGAGGAAGAACAAACAGCGATGAATAAAGAAGTACCAAAGCAAGTTGAAAGTCAGCCGAAAATTCCTCGTGTAAACCACTACACTGAAGCAAGAGAAGCACAAATGGCAAGTAGGAATGCAGGTAAATGCCGTTTTCCATTAGTACCGGATAATGGGTTCGATGAAGAGGATGTTATAGAAACAGGGCATTTTGAAGAACAACCTGTTCAAGCTGTAACATATGAAAATCAGCCTACTCCAAGAGGAATCAAAGTGGAAAGAAGTAGACGACAGTATGTGGAGAAGGTAATTTCTACATATGAAGAGCCGGAAATGCAATATGAACCGGAGCGAGAGCCTGTCGTAAAGAAAGCATCTGCACCTACGCAAGAAAGTAACCGTAGACCATTTCGTCCAACAGAAATGATTTCGCCAATTTACGGATATAATCGTCCTTCAGTAGAGAAAAAGGTAGAAAAGCAGGAGGAAGAAAAGGAAAGAGAAGACCTTGAAATATCTGTAGAGGGCAAATCAGTCGTTGATGCATGGTTAGAGAAAAAAGGATATACATTATCTCATTTCTCAGAAGGACAAGCACAGACTTCTTCCAGTCATAAAGGAGTTGATCAGCAAGATCAACAAAGTAAAAAGGAAGAAAAGTCAGTTGTCGATCAATGGTTAGAGAAAAACGGTTATGAAATTGAACGCCAAGAGCCTATAGTAGAAGAAAAAGAAGTGGTTCAAGAAATGAGTGCACCGCAGGAAGTTCCAGCGGCTGAATTACTTCATGAAACAGGTGCTGAGCGTATGGAAGATGCGAAGCAAGAAAGTGATGTAGTGGCCCGAAACATTCTACAAGAGGAATTAGTAGATTCTAAAGTAGAGCACGAGGATACAATATTATCAGAAGAAATTAAACGTAATACAGAAATAGAACAACCTACTATTGAAGTAGAAGAGCAATCTCCAGAAGAATCAGTGATCGTCAAAGCAGAAGAAAAACTTGAAGAAACAATCATTGTGGAAATACCAGAAGAAGTGGAAGTAATTGCAGAAGCGGAAGAGTCAGAAGAAGTGGAAGTAATTGCAGAAGCAGAAGAGTCAGAAGAAGTGGAAGTAATTGCAGAAGCGGAAGAGTCAGAAGAAGTGGAAGTAATTGCAGAAGCAGAAGAGTCAGAAGAAGTGGAAGTAATTGCAGAAGCAGAAGAGTCAGAAGAAGTGGAAGTAATTGTAGAAGCAGAAGAGTCAGAAGAAGTGGAAGTAATTGCGGAAACGGAAGAGCAAGAAGAAGTGGAAGTAATTGCGGAAACAGAAGAGTTAGAAGAAGTGGAAGTAGTTGCAGAAGCAGAAGAGTCAGAAGAAGTGGAAGTAGTTGCGGAAACAGAAGAGTTAGAAGAAGTGGAAGTAGTTGCAGAAGCAGAAGAGTCAGAAGAAGTGGAAGTAGTTGCGGAAACAGAAGAGTTAGAAGAAGTGGAAGTAGTTGCAGAAGCAGAAGAAGTGGAAGTAGTTGCAGAAGCGGAAGAGTCAGAAGAAGTGGAAGTAGTTGCGGAAACAGAAGCGCCAGAAGAAGCAGAACCTGTAGCACTTGAGGAAACACAGCAAGAAATGGTGTTAAATGAAGCAATTGAACAAAAGAATGAATTCATACATGTTGCTGAGGCTGATGAACAAACGAAGAAAGATGTTCAAAACTTTGCGGATGTTTTAATTGCAGAAGCGCAACAAGTTGTAGAAGAAGCAGTGATCGTAGAAGAACAACCAGTTGTGGAAGAAGTACCGGTCGCAGAAGCGCAACAAGTTGTAGAAGAATCAGGGATTGTAGAAGAACAACCAGTTGTGGAAGAAGCACCGGTTGCAGAAGAACAACAAGTTGTAGAAGAAGCAGTGATTGCAGAAGAACAACAAGTTGTAGAGGAAACACCGGTCGCAGAAGAGCCATCAGTTGTACAAAAAGAAGAACCAAAACGTGAGAAAAAGCGTCACGTACCATTCAATGTTGTTATGTTGAAACAAGACAGAACGAGATTAATGGAAAGACATGCGGCTAGAGCAAATGCAATGCAATCTTCTATGAGTGAACGAGTAGAGAATAAGCCTGTACAACAAGTAGAAGAAACACCAGTGCAACAGGTGGTAGTAGAGCCACAAGTGGAAGAAAAACCAATGCAGCAAGTAGTGGAAGAACCACAAGTGGAAGAGAAGCCAATGCAGCAAGTAGTGGAAGAACCACAAGTAGAAGAGAAACCAATGCAGCAAGTAGCGGAAGAACCACAAGTGGAAGAAACAGCAATGCAGCAAGTGGTGGTAGAATCACGAGTGGAAGAAACACCAGTGCAACAAGTGGTAGTAGAATCACAAGTGGAAGAAAAACCAATGCAGCAAGTAGCGGAAGAACCACAAGTAGAAGAAAAACCAATGCAACAAGTAGTGGCAGAGCAAGTACAAAAGCCAATTTCAAGTACGGAAGTACAAGAGAAAGCATATATTGTAAATCAAAGAGAGAACGATATGCGAAATGTATTGCAAACACCACCGACATATGCAGTTCCGCCATTAACATTGCTGTCGATTCCGCAGCAAGCAGCGTTAGATAATACGGAATGGCTGGAAGAACAGAAAGAATTATTAAATACTACGTTTAATAATTTCCACGTTGGCGCACATGTTATTAATGTATCGCAAGGTCCGGCAGTCACTCGTTTTGAAGTACAGCCAGACCCAGGTGTGAAAGTAAATAAAATTACAAATTTAAGTGATGATATTAAGTTAAGCTTAGCTGCGAAAGATATTCGTATTGAAGCACCGATTCCAGGGAAGAGTGCCATTGGAATTGAAGTTCCAAATAAAGAAAGTAAGCCAGTATTTCTTCGTGAAATTTTAAGAAGTCCTGTGTTTACGAAGAGCGAATCGCCGCTTACAGTTGCGCTAGGACTTGATATTTCAGGTGATCCAATTGTAACGGATATTCGAAAAATGCCGCATGGACTGATTGCGGGTGCAACCGGTTCTGGTAAAAGTGTGTGTATTAACGCAATTTTAACGAGCATTTTATATAAAGCGAAACCACATGAAGTGAAGTTAATGTTAATTGATCCGAAGATGGTTGAGCTTGCACCATACAATTCTGTTCCTCATCTTGTCGCACCTGTTATTACGGATGTAAAAGCTGCGACAGCTGCATTAAAGTGGGCAGTTGAAGAAATGGAGCGCCGTTATGAATTGTTTGCGCATGCAGGTGCTCGTGATTTAACTCGCTACAACACGATTGTAAGTGAGCGAGAAATTCCGGGAGAAACATTACCTTATATCGTTATTGTCATTGACGAGTTAGCCGACTTAATGATGGTAGCACCTGGTGATGTTGAGGAAGCGATTTGTCGTATTGCGCAAAAAGCACGTGCTTGTGGTATTCATTTATTAGTAGCGACGCAGCGTCCATCTGTAGATGTTATTACAGGTTTAATTAAATCAAACATTCCAACGCGTATTGCGTTTACTGTATCATCTCAAGTTGATTCGCGTACGATTATCGATATTGGTGGCGCGGAGAAATTACTTGGTCGTGGTGATATGTTATTCTTAGGGAACGGTACATCTAAGCCTGTTCGTGTACAAGGTGTATATGTATCGGATGATGAGATTGAAAAGACAGTTGATCATGTGAAAAAGCAAATGAAGCCGAATTACTTATTTAAGCAAGAGGATTTATTAGCGAAAACAGAACAGGCTGAATCGGAAGACGAATTGTTCTTTGAAGCATGTCAATTTGTTGTAGAACAAGGGGGAGCGTCCACATCTTCTGTACAGCGAAAATTCCGCATCGGTTATAATCGCGCAGCACGTCTCATTGAAGAGATGCAATCGCAAGGAATTATTTCTGAAGCAAGAGGAACGAAGCCAAGAGATGTCCTTATTTCTGAGGATGAATTCGCTGCTATGCAGGAAACAAATGTATAG
- a CDS encoding N-acetylmuramoyl-L-alanine amidase, with the protein MKYIKIMSMIACIGIYMGGCSQEEPRKEVTSSMKEKIKDNKEDAPVEKQQEEKEKKEEPQAVQTNEQVEQKQEEVPAEEKKEESTPVQPTEQPLQSNEQKVENNEKQGKFLVVIDPGHQQKANLNLEPIGPGAAKQKYKVTDGTTGVVTKKREAALVLEMAFVLKEKLEAKGMQVLMTRTSQDVDISNKERATLANDHKANLFLRLHADGSENPNQSGFAVLTSAEGSPYTKEIYAESLQISQTIVNKMRENQQVKVNGIKFRDDLSGFNWSKVPGVLLELGFMSNPEEDKKLSDPQYVNSLLQSVTDSVDEYRKSKA; encoded by the coding sequence ATGAAGTATATAAAAATAATGAGCATGATTGCATGCATTGGAATATATATGGGAGGTTGTTCGCAAGAAGAGCCGAGAAAAGAAGTAACATCTTCTATGAAGGAAAAAATCAAAGATAACAAGGAAGACGCACCGGTAGAAAAGCAGCAAGAAGAAAAAGAAAAGAAAGAAGAACCGCAAGCAGTTCAAACGAATGAGCAAGTAGAGCAGAAGCAGGAGGAAGTGCCGGCCGAAGAAAAGAAAGAGGAATCGACGCCAGTGCAGCCAACTGAGCAACCGCTGCAAAGTAATGAACAAAAAGTAGAGAATAATGAAAAGCAAGGAAAGTTTCTCGTTGTTATTGATCCGGGGCATCAACAAAAAGCGAATTTAAATTTAGAACCGATTGGGCCAGGAGCAGCGAAGCAAAAATATAAAGTGACAGATGGTACAACTGGTGTTGTAACGAAAAAAAGAGAGGCTGCCCTTGTATTAGAAATGGCTTTTGTATTAAAAGAAAAGTTAGAAGCAAAGGGAATGCAAGTATTAATGACGAGAACGTCACAAGATGTTGATATAAGTAATAAAGAACGTGCGACATTGGCGAATGATCATAAGGCAAATTTATTTTTACGTCTTCATGCAGATGGTTCTGAAAATCCAAATCAAAGTGGATTTGCTGTATTGACATCGGCAGAAGGAAGTCCGTATACGAAAGAGATTTATGCGGAAAGTCTTCAAATCTCTCAAACGATTGTAAATAAAATGAGAGAGAATCAGCAAGTGAAAGTAAATGGAATTAAATTTAGGGATGATCTTTCTGGATTTAATTGGTCCAAAGTACCTGGCGTACTATTAGAACTTGGATTTATGTCAAACCCTGAAGAAGATAAAAAATTATCTGACCCGCAGTATGTAAATTCTTTATTGCAAAGTGTAACGGATAGTGTAGATGAATATCGGAAGAGTAAAGCTTAA
- a CDS encoding DUF1444 domain-containing protein produces MKMTSKKMKDELMKKLSRPEWDFQYDSEKEVLRIEQKDSKKGINVSLPGVVAKWEVNKEKAIEEVAYYVQEALIAMHKEENSAAKILPVIRSTSFPKQAEEGNPFIMTDHTAETRIYYALDSNKTYRLIDERLLQKLGLTEQQVREMALFNARSLGYEFKQDTVAGNTFYFLNTNDGYDATRILNESLLQSMREKISGDMVVAVPHQDVLIIADIVNEIGYDIIAQMTMKFFAEGHVPITSLSFVYEDGDFEPIFILAKNRKKTDGKEKG; encoded by the coding sequence ATGAAGATGACAAGTAAAAAGATGAAAGACGAGTTAATGAAGAAATTATCTCGCCCGGAATGGGACTTTCAGTATGATAGCGAGAAAGAAGTTCTACGTATAGAACAGAAAGACTCGAAAAAGGGTATTAACGTATCGCTTCCAGGAGTTGTGGCAAAATGGGAAGTGAATAAAGAAAAGGCGATTGAAGAGGTTGCCTATTACGTACAAGAAGCGTTAATTGCGATGCATAAAGAAGAAAATAGCGCGGCGAAAATTTTACCTGTTATTCGCTCTACTTCTTTCCCGAAACAAGCAGAAGAAGGAAATCCGTTCATTATGACGGATCATACGGCGGAAACACGTATTTACTATGCACTAGATTCGAATAAAACATATCGTTTAATTGATGAGCGTTTATTACAAAAATTAGGGCTTACAGAGCAACAAGTGCGTGAAATGGCATTATTCAACGCTCGCTCATTAGGTTATGAATTTAAACAAGACACAGTAGCAGGTAATACATTCTACTTTTTAAACACAAATGATGGGTATGATGCGACGCGTATTTTAAACGAATCATTACTACAATCGATGCGTGAAAAAATTTCTGGTGACATGGTTGTTGCTGTTCCTCACCAAGATGTATTAATTATTGCTGATATCGTCAACGAAATCGGTTATGATATTATTGCACAAATGACAATGAAATTTTTTGCCGAAGGGCATGTTCCGATTACATCACTTTCATTCGTATATGAAGATGGGGACTTTGAACCAATCTTTATTTTAGCGAAAAATCGGAAGAAGACAGATGGAAAAGAGAAAGGATGA
- a CDS encoding thiamine transporter, translating to MKQQLKIAELLKRIETSKQQDIELGFYEIYLFSENELEKGQIGYRYDKHKNSLISEEHGKWKEEWIVIGYETDMGDPVFVNVADDAYLVYTAERGTETWRPVHIGNMDEIIKQL from the coding sequence ATGAAACAACAACTAAAAATCGCAGAACTTCTGAAACGAATTGAAACTTCAAAACAGCAAGACATCGAGTTAGGTTTTTATGAAATATATTTGTTTAGTGAAAATGAATTAGAAAAAGGACAAATTGGTTATCGATATGATAAACATAAAAATTCGTTAATAAGTGAAGAACATGGAAAATGGAAAGAAGAGTGGATTGTTATCGGATATGAAACAGATATGGGGGATCCGGTTTTCGTAAATGTGGCTGATGATGCGTATTTAGTTTATACGGCAGAGCGTGGTACAGAAACGTGGCGACCCGTTCATATTGGAAATATGGATGAGATTATAAAACAATTATAA
- the ytpR gene encoding YtpR family tRNA-binding protein — MNEVNVFYNLEGIGDTLIVALQDITLENRTFDRKGDVARVYDRESNETAGFNIFNASSYLEVKETGNLTLTKELVEKINEILAKNGFEEKVEADLSPKFVVGYVAEKEKHPNADKLNICKVEIGTETLQIVCGAPNVDTGQKVVVAKIGAVMPSGMLIKPAELRGVPSAGMICSARELELPDAPQEKGILVLEDSFEVGQEFKF, encoded by the coding sequence ATGAACGAAGTGAACGTTTTTTACAACCTTGAAGGAATTGGTGACACTCTAATTGTTGCCTTACAAGATATTACTTTAGAGAACCGTACTTTTGATCGCAAAGGAGATGTTGCACGCGTATACGATCGTGAAAGCAACGAAACAGCAGGATTCAACATCTTTAATGCATCTTCTTACTTAGAAGTAAAAGAAACAGGTAACTTAACATTAACAAAAGAACTTGTAGAAAAAATCAACGAAATTTTAGCGAAGAACGGCTTTGAAGAAAAAGTAGAAGCGGATCTTTCTCCAAAATTTGTTGTAGGCTATGTAGCTGAAAAAGAGAAGCATCCAAATGCTGATAAGTTAAACATCTGTAAAGTAGAAATCGGTACAGAAACATTACAAATCGTATGTGGCGCACCGAACGTTGATACAGGACAAAAAGTTGTCGTTGCAAAAATCGGCGCTGTAATGCCAAGCGGTATGTTAATTAAACCAGCTGAACTTCGCGGTGTTCCTTCTGCTGGAATGATTTGCTCAGCACGTGAATTAGAGCTTCCAGATGCTCCACAAGAAAAAGGTATTCTTGTATTAGAAGATAGCTTTGAAGTTGGACAAGAGTTTAAATTTTAA